The Fictibacillus phosphorivorans genomic sequence CCTGGCTCACGTTGCGTAATCTTTAACAAATCCTGGCCATCTAGCGGAATATCTTTTCTTGAGATGATCGGAATCTCGCTATGTAGCTCATGAAGTCGTTCCTTCACGTGAGCATAATCTTTCTTTTCTATCGCACTTTTTAACGTGATGCTTGATAATGCGACCTCTAAGCCATAGCAATACAAATCCATCTTGCTCCAAGATTCAATTTCAAAAGCAATTTTTAATATCTCAACTTTTTTAATCATGTGATTAGGAAGTTTCCAACTTTTCAAGAATGATCTAACATCACTCACAACAGATAATAACAGGATCGCTGTCCATCTCTGGTCATCGGAAATTAACTTGTTCCACTCAAACTTTTGATAGCTATCGTTTGTCTTTTCTTGCAACGTAGTAGGCAAATACTCCAGTACAGATGTTTTCTTCATAAATTGTAGAACTTTACCCGGTTGTTCACCTTGCAGCAACTTGATAAATTCGATCGCAATTCGTTCTGTAGAGATACGCTTCAGTAAATGTGCTTTATCTTTGATCGCATTGATGGTCTTACTTTCGATCGTCATGTCAAATACACTCATAAACCGCCACGCTCTCATGATCCGTAGTGGATCTTCTGAAAAGCGCAGATTCGGATCTCCAACCGTTCGAATCTGTTTATGCTCTAGGTCATCTCGGCCTCCAAAATGATCGATCAACTGAAAAGAAGTATCCATCGCCATCGCATTGAAGGTGAAATCTCTTCTAGAGAGATCTTCTTTCAGGTCATCGACAAACCACACGTTTGACGGTCTTCTATAATCCTTATACTCATCTTCTTTTCTAAACGTTGTAACTTCATAAGACACAGAGTCGTGTCTCACGATAACCGTTCCATGTTCAATACCGACCGGAATGGTCTTTGGAAAAATCCTCTGGACATCTTCGGGTCTAGCAGAACTCGCAATATCGATATCTTTAATGTGACGGTGAAGCAAAAGGTCTCGTACACAACCTCCAACAAAATAAGCGCTGTATCCTTTTTCTTCTAACCTCTTTAATACCGGTAGAGCGTTTTCGAACATCTCGTTCATACCGAATGATCCTCTAATAATGAATAATAGATATCTTCATAGATCGAGACGATTTTGTCGGATAAGAAGTTCTCTTTTACATGTCTAACAGAATTTTCCCGGAACGTCATTAATTTTTCTTCATCCTGTAACAGAGCTATCGCTTTTTCTGCTACTGTTTCTGGACACCCCAGCTCGACCATATAACCAGTCTCGCCATCAACGATCACCTCTGGAATTCCACCGATATTGGTTCCGATAACAGGTACGCCGCATGCCATCGCTTCTAGCAGCACGAGTCCAAAACTTTCTTTTTCAGACAAAAGGAGCTTCAGGTCACAGATCGAGAACAATTCGCCCACATTCTCTTGTTTACCTAAGAACAACACATCATCTTCAATATCCAGCTCACGCACGAGTTCACACGCAGTCGTTAGTTCTGGACCGTTTCCGATCAATAACAGCTTTGAAGTAAGTTCTTTTCGGATTAAGGCGAACGACTTGATCACATCTTCTAACCTTTTTACTTTTCTAAAATTAGAGATATGAACGATGACTTTTTCGTTTTCATGAATTCCGTATGTTTCTC encodes the following:
- a CDS encoding CCA tRNA nucleotidyltransferase, which produces MNEMFENALPVLKRLEEKGYSAYFVGGCVRDLLLHRHIKDIDIASSARPEDVQRIFPKTIPVGIEHGTVIVRHDSVSYEVTTFRKEDEYKDYRRPSNVWFVDDLKEDLSRRDFTFNAMAMDTSFQLIDHFGGRDDLEHKQIRTVGDPNLRFSEDPLRIMRAWRFMSVFDMTIESKTINAIKDKAHLLKRISTERIAIEFIKLLQGEQPGKVLQFMKKTSVLEYLPTTLQEKTNDSYQKFEWNKLISDDQRWTAILLLSVVSDVRSFLKSWKLPNHMIKKVEILKIAFEIESWSKMDLYCYGLEVALSSITLKSAIEKKDYAHVKERLHELHSEIPIISRKDIPLDGQDLLKITQREPGVWLGKLLEEMEKEIVEGELSLDTAALKDWVKRWEP
- the bshA gene encoding N-acetyl-alpha-D-glucosaminyl L-malate synthase BshA, encoding MTLKIGITCYPTVGGSGVVATELGKLLAEKGHEIHFITSSVPFRLGKFYPNIFFHEVEVNHYSVFKYPPYDLALASKMAEVAKREKLDLLHVHYAVPHAVCAVLAKQMLNDEMKIVTTLHGTDITVLGYDPSLSEMIKFGIEKSDVVTSVSHQLKADTLELLNINKEIIPVHNFVDERVYYRRSNNAELRETYGIHENEKVIVHISNFRKVKRLEDVIKSFALIRKELTSKLLLIGNGPELTTACELVRELDIEDDVLFLGKQENVGELFSICDLKLLLSEKESFGLVLLEAMACGVPVIGTNIGGIPEVIVDGETGYMVELGCPETVAEKAIALLQDEEKLMTFRENSVRHVKENFLSDKIVSIYEDIYYSLLEDHSV